The following coding sequences are from one Manis pentadactyla isolate mManPen7 chromosome 13, mManPen7.hap1, whole genome shotgun sequence window:
- the LOC130680458 gene encoding uncharacterized protein LOC130680458: MVTRLSEELRKGKTEKNTYDLSKLPTCGSVKTPKREEAETILADMVTRLSEELRKGKTEKNTYDLSKLPTCGSVKTPKREEAETILADMVTRLSEELRKGKTEKNTYDLSKLPTCGSVKTPKREEAETILADMVTRLSEELRKGKTEKNTYDLSKLPTCGSVKTPKREEAEYVTFCRFVFAEMVNRLCEKLIKEKMEANTCDLKELPPFTYSKELIENPDLYQDMTFSW, translated from the exons ATGGTAACTCGCCTCAGTGaagagttgagaaaaggaaaaacggaGAAAAACACTTATGACTTGTCCAAACTACCAACTTGTGGTTCCGTTAAGACACCGAAAAGAGAGGAGGCTGA gacGATCCTTGCCGACATGGTAACTCGCCTCAGCGaagagttgagaaaaggaaaaacggaGAAAAACACTTATGACTTGTCCAAACTACCAACTTGTGGTTCCGTTAAGACACCGAAAAGAGAGGAGGCTGA gacGATCCTTGCCGACATGGTAACTCGCCTCAGTGaagagttgagaaaaggaaaaacggaGAAAAACACTTATGACTTGTCCAAACTACCAACTTGTGGTTCTGTTAAGACACCGAAAAGAGAGGAGGCTGA gacGATCCTTGCCGACATGGTAACTCGCCTCAGTGaagagttgagaaaaggaaaaacggaGAAAAACACTTATGACTTGTCCAAACTACCAACTTGTGGTTCCGTTAAGACACCGAAAAGAGAGGAGGCTGAGTATGTCACTTTTTGCCG TTTTGTCTTTGCTGAAATGGTAAATCGCCTCTGTGAAAagttgataaaagaaaaaatggaggcaAACACTTGTGACTTGAAAGAACTACCACCTTTTACTTATTCTAAGGAACTGATAGAGAACCCGGACCTCTACCAGGACATGACTTTTTCgtg gtga